A region of Acidihalobacter aeolianus DNA encodes the following proteins:
- a CDS encoding ParB/RepB/Spo0J family partition protein: MNEPQKTESDLTVVEIPVTDLVPGRYQMRTVFQDNGLAESIRNQGIIQPIVARGECPPYEIIAGERRCRAAKAAGLELVPVILRNDLDERQAATFGLVENIQRHAFNPIEEAKSYEMLAIKFGLTHEMIATDTGVSRTQITNTLRLLKLSDTIQSLIIDGSLSGGHAKTLTTLNPAAQEGFAKRAIREGWSVRKLEEEVAKLKALLAPKPPKSAVSEQPLSIDANRLGMEVGEKLGLPVKLKWTEGRGGVFEITVFSVDDADRVVAKLLSAVADKPDR, from the coding sequence ATGAACGAACCACAGAAGACAGAATCGGATCTGACCGTTGTTGAAATACCCGTTACGGACCTCGTGCCTGGGCGCTACCAGATGAGAACGGTGTTTCAAGACAACGGGCTAGCTGAGTCGATACGCAATCAGGGTATCATCCAACCCATCGTTGCACGCGGTGAATGTCCTCCTTACGAAATCATCGCCGGTGAGCGTCGGTGTCGAGCTGCCAAAGCTGCTGGGCTCGAGTTGGTGCCGGTCATCCTCCGAAATGATCTGGATGAGCGGCAGGCGGCCACCTTTGGCTTGGTGGAGAACATACAGCGCCATGCGTTCAATCCCATTGAGGAAGCCAAAAGCTATGAAATGCTGGCGATCAAGTTCGGATTGACGCATGAGATGATTGCCACAGACACCGGGGTCAGTCGCACACAGATCACAAATACACTGCGCCTGCTTAAGCTCAGCGACACCATTCAGTCTTTGATCATTGACGGCTCATTGTCGGGCGGTCACGCAAAAACACTGACCACGCTAAACCCCGCTGCCCAGGAAGGTTTCGCAAAGCGCGCCATTCGCGAGGGATGGTCGGTGCGAAAGCTGGAAGAGGAGGTGGCGAAGCTCAAGGCACTGCTGGCTCCTAAACCACCTAAGTCCGCGGTGTCAGAGCAACCACTATCTATCGATGCCAACCGCTTAGGTATGGAGGTCGGTGAAAAGCTGGGTCTTCCGGTTAAGCTGAAGTGGACTGAAGGACGCGGTGGCGTCTTTGAGATCACCGTCTTCTCAGTCGACGATGCAGACCGCGTCGTAGCAAAACTCTTGTCTGCCGTTGCGGATAAACCCGATCGCTAG
- a CDS encoding ParB/RepB/Spo0J family partition protein: MTDEPSNTPKRGSTRSSIRQAIRGDTKLMGSLGNQIQSISAKNDGKIVRLPADKIKRNPENPRKLPFTEAEIVGWRQAAAGLDDSTDIFSAVVNHVAELYEDDKLKQSKAIALVELAGSISEELLQPPVVYISSERGQQTEYTIHVGERRYLAMLMLGASDIPCILRSAPKDRYRINALAENIQRDELSFPEKIAAMDGICRIWSDAHDGQEMTAEEFSRTFKIVPRQARRYLLILRDRKVYKEIIEGKIVSQAAALERAGGDNQTETTDSPANNKSHPITNNLGRGRRRTKVTLGAVSKPEHARFIIQRLLGNDPDFVVDPDLDWSDIDAVQSTWDRVLKHLLAHARKQ, from the coding sequence ATGACCGATGAACCCAGCAACACGCCGAAACGCGGATCGACGCGTAGCTCGATTCGCCAGGCAATCCGTGGCGATACGAAACTCATGGGATCGCTCGGCAACCAGATACAGAGCATCTCCGCCAAGAATGACGGCAAGATCGTCCGCTTACCGGCAGACAAAATCAAGCGCAATCCTGAAAACCCAAGAAAGCTACCATTTACGGAAGCTGAAATCGTTGGCTGGCGACAGGCTGCTGCCGGGCTCGATGATTCCACCGACATATTCTCAGCAGTGGTGAACCACGTTGCTGAACTCTATGAAGATGACAAGCTAAAGCAAAGCAAGGCCATTGCGCTCGTGGAACTCGCGGGGAGCATCAGCGAAGAACTGCTGCAGCCCCCGGTCGTGTACATCTCGTCTGAACGTGGCCAGCAGACTGAGTACACGATTCATGTCGGTGAGCGCCGTTACCTGGCTATGCTCATGCTGGGTGCGTCAGACATCCCGTGCATCCTCCGATCTGCGCCGAAGGATCGATACCGCATAAACGCTCTCGCAGAGAATATTCAGCGCGACGAACTATCGTTCCCGGAGAAGATCGCGGCTATGGATGGGATCTGCCGTATCTGGTCAGATGCACACGATGGCCAGGAAATGACCGCGGAGGAATTCAGTAGAACATTCAAGATCGTCCCACGCCAGGCACGGCGCTATCTTTTGATCCTTCGTGACCGGAAGGTCTACAAAGAGATCATAGAAGGAAAGATTGTAAGTCAGGCAGCAGCTCTTGAGCGCGCGGGGGGGGATAATCAAACCGAGACCACTGATAGTCCGGCGAACAACAAATCACACCCGATCACAAATAACCTCGGCAGAGGCAGAAGGCGCACCAAGGTTACCCTTGGTGCGGTATCAAAGCCTGAGCATGCGCGCTTCATCATCCAGCGGTTGCTAGGTAACGACCCTGATTTTGTTGTCGACCCAGATCTGGACTGGTCTGACATTGATGCCGTTCAGAGTACCTGGGATAGGGTTCTGAAACACCTTCTGGCTCATGCGAGGAAGCAGTAA